The following coding sequences lie in one Komagataeibacter sucrofermentans DSM 15973 genomic window:
- a CDS encoding N-acetylmuramoyl-L-alanine amidase: MTTGWPDGNKAALTARRPEPVLPRRAVVAGLGVLLPGSALARVAPHVPAHVHAAAAAHHAAHPLHAPAIVGRATPPRPLIMLDPGHGGKDPGAIGISGTYEKHVAEAAASELQRQLEASGRYRVAMTRADDRFIPLEGRVDIAHSHKASLFISMHADALTNRAVRGASVYTLSSRASDRQTAMLARTENSADRYGGPHVHADSPEVQEILASLVTEETRHGAAHMASSIVTSFRPRIGLLQHPSRHASFVVLKSADIPSVLVEMGFMSNHMDEAALRQAAHRMVVAGAMVQAIDRYFATDSMVTHATG, translated from the coding sequence ATGACCACTGGCTGGCCTGATGGAAACAAGGCGGCCCTGACAGCGCGCAGGCCTGAACCCGTGCTGCCGCGCCGCGCTGTTGTGGCGGGGCTGGGCGTGCTGCTGCCCGGCAGCGCGCTGGCGCGGGTGGCGCCCCATGTGCCCGCCCACGTGCATGCGGCCGCCGCCGCCCATCACGCCGCGCACCCGCTGCACGCGCCCGCCATCGTGGGGCGCGCCACGCCGCCCAGGCCGCTGATCATGCTCGACCCCGGCCATGGCGGAAAGGACCCGGGCGCCATCGGCATTTCCGGCACGTATGAAAAACATGTGGCTGAAGCGGCCGCCAGCGAATTGCAGCGCCAGCTTGAGGCCAGTGGCCGCTACCGCGTGGCCATGACGCGCGCCGATGACCGCTTCATCCCGCTCGAGGGCAGGGTGGACATCGCGCACAGCCACAAGGCCTCGCTGTTCATTTCCATGCATGCCGATGCGCTGACCAACCGCGCCGTGCGCGGGGCCAGTGTCTATACGCTGTCGTCCAGGGCATCGGACCGGCAGACGGCCATGCTGGCGCGCACCGAGAACAGCGCCGACCGCTATGGCGGCCCGCACGTGCACGCGGATTCGCCCGAGGTGCAGGAAATCCTCGCAAGCCTCGTGACCGAGGAAACCCGCCACGGCGCCGCCCACATGGCCAGCAGCATCGTTACCTCGTTTCGTCCGCGCATAGGCCTGTTGCAGCACCCTTCGCGCCATGCCTCCTTCGTGGTGCTCAAATCGGCCGATATTCCCTCCGTGCTCGTGGAGATGGGCTTCATGTCAAACCACATGGATGAAGCGGCCCTGAGGCAGGCCGCCCACCGCATGGTGGTGGCAGGGGCCATGGTGCAGGCCATCGACCGTTATTTCGCCACCGACAGCATGGTGACCCACGCCACGGGCTGA
- a CDS encoding ribonuclease E/G: MSKRMLIDTTHAEETRVVVMDGNHLEDYDVEAASKKQLKGNIYLAKVIRVEPSLQAAFVDYGGNRHGFLAFSEIHPDYYQIPVADREKLLALQEEERRAEEERRARDDEEEDAPRAEDEAETPAGEEGDEPETVGGENDTGDEAQAQRRIARFLRNYKIQEVIRRRQILLVQVVKEERGNKGAALTTYVSLAGRYCVLMPNSLRGGGVSRKITSVADRRRLRDIITELSIPRGMAMIVRTAGAQRPRAEIMRDCEYLLRLWDDIRQHTLESVAPALIYEEASLIKRAIRDIYTREVGEILIDGEPGWKSAREFMRMLMPQNAQKVRLWQDHEQTLFSHYKVEGLLDSMLSPSVQLKSGGYLVINQTEALVAIDVNSGRATRERNIEETALRTNLEAAEEVARQLRLRDLAGLIVIDFIDMESRKHNGMVERKLKDALRTDRARIQVGQISHFGLLEMSRQRLRPSIAESAFMPCPHCQGTGIVRGIESSSLHVLRAIEDEGMQRKAAEITVQVAPEVAFYILNNKRTWLSEIETRHKMQVVFAPDATLQPPECKIERVRQQTARFEAPAAIAHAPAESSHVREIQIQAEPPVAEATPEAPASTEEDEDIASGTDHRRRRRRRRRRGSGATTPEQTTDTPQQPAAEEPAPAPAPREVYRGPTPADPYGDPIIDIFDVIEQTTAPAEIVEEVVEAEPAVIAVAVAEEEEAPKPRRRRRTRRRTPVETEATTEAPAEAKAEVSAPVAEAVVVEAEAAPAEPVVVEAVAEPVEEAPRPRRRRASSATTSRRASSRTKAARTPEETPVEAAPEVVEETAPAEDAAPAKPARKRAASRSTGTTTATTRRRSTRKTAAKADEATEATAEAPVTAEAEAPAAEEAPKRRRAPARRKKAEPAATEAAEAPAEAVAETAEAAPAKPAPRKRATTRKAATTTTATATRTRRRKKAEDAAAEPATDEAAEPAATTEAEAAPRRRTGWWKR, from the coding sequence ATGAGCAAACGCATGCTGATCGACACGACCCACGCGGAAGAAACCCGCGTGGTCGTGATGGATGGTAACCACCTTGAGGATTATGATGTCGAAGCCGCTTCCAAGAAGCAGCTCAAGGGCAACATCTACCTCGCCAAGGTTATCCGTGTAGAACCCAGCCTTCAGGCTGCGTTCGTGGATTATGGCGGCAACCGCCACGGCTTTCTCGCCTTCAGCGAAATCCACCCCGATTATTACCAGATCCCCGTAGCCGACCGCGAAAAGCTGCTCGCGCTGCAGGAAGAGGAACGCCGCGCGGAAGAAGAACGCCGCGCACGTGATGACGAGGAAGAGGACGCCCCCCGCGCCGAGGACGAAGCCGAAACCCCCGCGGGCGAGGAAGGCGACGAGCCCGAAACCGTGGGCGGCGAGAACGATACCGGCGATGAAGCCCAGGCCCAGCGCCGCATCGCCCGCTTCCTGCGCAACTACAAGATTCAGGAAGTCATCCGCCGCCGCCAGATCCTGCTCGTGCAGGTGGTCAAGGAAGAGCGCGGCAACAAGGGCGCGGCCCTGACCACCTACGTGTCGCTTGCCGGGCGCTACTGCGTGCTCATGCCCAACTCGCTGCGCGGGGGCGGTGTTTCGCGCAAGATCACCTCGGTGGCCGACCGCCGCCGCCTGCGCGACATCATCACCGAGCTGTCGATTCCGCGCGGCATGGCCATGATCGTGCGCACCGCCGGCGCCCAGCGCCCGCGCGCCGAGATCATGCGCGACTGCGAATACCTGCTGCGCCTGTGGGATGACATCCGCCAGCACACGCTCGAATCCGTCGCCCCCGCCCTGATCTATGAGGAAGCGAGCCTGATCAAGCGCGCCATCCGCGATATCTACACGCGCGAGGTAGGCGAGATCCTGATCGATGGCGAGCCGGGCTGGAAGTCGGCGCGCGAGTTCATGCGCATGCTCATGCCCCAGAACGCGCAGAAGGTGCGCCTGTGGCAGGACCACGAGCAGACCCTGTTCTCGCACTACAAGGTGGAGGGGCTGCTCGATTCCATGCTCTCGCCTTCCGTGCAGCTCAAGTCGGGTGGCTATCTGGTCATCAACCAGACCGAGGCGCTGGTTGCGATCGACGTGAACTCGGGCCGCGCCACGCGTGAGCGCAACATCGAGGAAACGGCGCTGCGCACCAACCTCGAAGCCGCCGAGGAAGTCGCCCGCCAGCTGCGCCTGCGTGATCTGGCCGGTCTGATCGTGATCGACTTCATCGACATGGAAAGCCGCAAGCATAACGGCATGGTCGAGCGCAAGCTCAAGGATGCCCTGCGCACCGACCGCGCGCGCATCCAGGTGGGCCAGATCTCGCATTTCGGCCTGCTGGAAATGTCGCGCCAGCGCCTGCGCCCCTCCATTGCCGAATCCGCCTTCATGCCCTGCCCGCACTGCCAGGGCACCGGCATCGTGCGCGGGATCGAAAGCTCGTCGCTGCACGTGCTGCGCGCGATCGAGGACGAGGGCATGCAGCGCAAGGCCGCGGAAATCACCGTGCAGGTGGCACCCGAGGTCGCCTTCTACATCCTCAACAACAAGCGCACCTGGCTTTCGGAAATCGAGACGCGGCACAAGATGCAGGTCGTGTTCGCACCCGATGCCACGCTGCAGCCGCCCGAGTGCAAGATCGAGCGCGTGCGCCAGCAGACGGCCCGCTTCGAGGCCCCTGCCGCCATCGCGCACGCCCCGGCCGAAAGCAGCCATGTGCGCGAGATCCAGATCCAGGCCGAGCCGCCGGTAGCCGAGGCGACCCCGGAAGCCCCGGCCAGCACGGAAGAGGACGAGGATATCGCATCGGGCACCGACCATCGCCGTCGCCGCCGCCGTCGTCGTCGTCGTGGCTCAGGCGCCACCACGCCCGAGCAGACGACCGATACGCCGCAGCAGCCTGCAGCCGAGGAACCGGCACCCGCGCCCGCGCCGCGTGAAGTCTATCGCGGCCCCACCCCGGCTGACCCGTATGGCGACCCGATCATCGACATCTTTGACGTGATCGAGCAGACCACGGCGCCTGCCGAGATCGTGGAAGAGGTTGTGGAAGCCGAGCCCGCGGTCATCGCGGTCGCGGTCGCGGAAGAAGAGGAAGCGCCCAAGCCGCGTCGTCGTCGCCGCACGCGCCGCCGCACGCCGGTGGAAACGGAAGCCACCACCGAGGCCCCGGCCGAGGCGAAAGCCGAAGTGAGCGCGCCGGTCGCCGAAGCCGTGGTGGTGGAAGCCGAAGCCGCCCCTGCCGAGCCGGTAGTTGTGGAAGCCGTGGCGGAACCCGTGGAGGAAGCGCCCAGGCCGCGCCGCCGCCGCGCCAGCTCGGCCACCACCTCGCGCCGCGCCAGCAGCCGCACCAAGGCCGCCAGGACGCCGGAAGAAACGCCGGTCGAGGCAGCGCCCGAGGTTGTGGAAGAAACGGCCCCTGCCGAGGACGCCGCACCCGCCAAACCCGCGCGCAAGCGTGCGGCAAGCCGGAGCACGGGCACGACGACGGCCACCACGCGCCGCCGCTCCACCCGCAAGACGGCTGCCAAGGCGGATGAAGCCACCGAGGCCACGGCTGAAGCACCCGTGACAGCGGAAGCCGAAGCCCCGGCGGCGGAAGAGGCCCCCAAGCGCCGCCGTGCCCCGGCACGCCGCAAGAAGGCCGAGCCTGCCGCCACCGAGGCAGCAGAGGCCCCGGCGGAAGCGGTAGCCGAGACGGCGGAAGCCGCACCGGCCAAGCCCGCGCCGCGCAAGCGTGCCACCACCCGCAAGGCCGCCACCACAACGACGGCCACGGCCACCCGCACGCGCCGCCGCAAGAAGGCGGAAGACGCGGCAGCAGAACCGGCTACGGACGAAGCGGCAGAACCTGCCGCAACGACCGAGGCGGAAGCAGCCCCCCGTCGCCGCACGGGCTGGTGGAAGCGCTGA
- a CDS encoding ATP-binding protein, producing MSVAITIGERRGAVAGDGPVTMDLAELLSTRLLVQGNSGSGKSHLLRRLLEQSARMVQQAIIDPEGDFVSLAERFGHLVIDAAEHTEAALQAAGERMRVHRASVILNLEGVDADVQMRRAAAFLGGMFEVPRDYWYPVLVVVDEAQLFAPAAAGEVSDEARRASLGAMTNLMCRGRKRGLAGVIATQRLAKLAKNVAAEASNFLMGRTFLDIDMMRAADLLGMERRQAESFRDLERGYFVALGPAVCRRPLAVKIGPVETESRSAGPTLMPFEPVPAGEEIRELILTPVPERELPARLPRHVSPPPDILSQLAAHAETATLEAETAEPEAPPVDAAALRLRFIEILTDILRDEDAGFRPVHVLYQDFLVRCRIEGMGRDALDMPRFRRLLAVARAGVDATTVESEDWRQAEQMAAVLPDDMQGIFLLIARAAMHGEPCPSDSVIARTYGTHSLGRARRQLAYLEEQNMIVLRNDGLGRRSAAIIGPGWETAPALPDGG from the coding sequence ATGAGTGTTGCAATCACGATTGGCGAGCGGCGCGGGGCCGTTGCGGGCGATGGCCCCGTGACGATGGACCTGGCCGAACTGCTTTCCACCCGCCTGCTGGTGCAGGGCAATTCCGGCTCGGGCAAGTCGCACCTGCTGCGCAGGCTGCTCGAGCAGTCGGCGCGCATGGTGCAGCAGGCCATCATCGACCCCGAGGGCGATTTCGTCAGCCTGGCCGAGCGCTTTGGCCATCTGGTCATTGATGCCGCCGAGCATACCGAGGCGGCCCTGCAGGCGGCGGGCGAGCGCATGCGCGTGCACCGCGCCTCGGTCATCCTGAACCTTGAGGGCGTGGATGCGGATGTGCAGATGCGCCGCGCGGCAGCCTTTCTTGGCGGCATGTTCGAGGTGCCGCGTGATTACTGGTACCCCGTGCTGGTAGTGGTGGATGAAGCCCAGCTTTTTGCGCCAGCCGCAGCCGGCGAGGTGTCCGATGAGGCACGCCGCGCCTCGCTTGGGGCCATGACCAACCTCATGTGCCGTGGGCGCAAGCGCGGGCTGGCGGGCGTGATCGCAACACAGCGCCTGGCGAAGCTTGCCAAGAATGTCGCAGCCGAGGCATCGAACTTCCTCATGGGCCGCACTTTCCTTGATATCGACATGATGCGCGCGGCCGACCTGCTGGGCATGGAGCGGCGGCAGGCCGAAAGCTTCCGTGACCTTGAGCGCGGCTATTTCGTGGCCCTTGGCCCCGCCGTGTGCCGCAGGCCGCTTGCGGTCAAGATCGGCCCGGTCGAGACCGAAAGCCGCTCGGCTGGCCCCACGCTGATGCCCTTCGAGCCGGTGCCCGCGGGCGAGGAAATACGCGAACTGATCCTGACCCCGGTGCCCGAGCGTGAACTGCCTGCACGCCTGCCGCGTCATGTCAGCCCGCCGCCTGATATCCTCTCGCAGCTTGCAGCCCACGCCGAGACCGCGACGCTGGAGGCCGAAACTGCCGAACCCGAAGCTCCGCCGGTAGATGCGGCAGCGCTCAGGCTGCGCTTTATCGAGATCCTGACCGACATATTGCGCGATGAGGATGCGGGTTTCCGCCCGGTGCATGTGCTGTATCAGGATTTTCTGGTGCGCTGCCGGATTGAGGGCATGGGGCGGGACGCGCTCGACATGCCGCGCTTCCGCCGTCTGCTCGCAGTCGCCCGCGCGGGCGTGGACGCCACCACCGTGGAAAGCGAGGACTGGCGACAGGCCGAGCAGATGGCCGCCGTGCTGCCTGATGACATGCAGGGCATTTTCCTGCTCATTGCGCGTGCTGCGATGCATGGGGAGCCATGTCCGTCCGACAGCGTGATCGCGCGCACTTACGGCACCCATTCGCTTGGCCGCGCCCGGCGGCAGCTTGCCTATCTTGAAGAGCAGAACATGATCGTGCTGCGCAATGACGGGCTGGGCCGCCGCAGTGCCGCCATCATCGGCCCCGGCTGGGAGACCGCGCCCGCTTTGCCAGATGGCGGTTAA
- a CDS encoding TIGR03862 family flavoprotein, producing MTEFVFRPHVAVIGGGPAGLAAAEILSERGCAVSVVEQMPTMGRKLLMAGRGGLNLTHSEDAAAFAARYGAARPMMQAALSAFGPADMVKWAEGLGQPCFTGSSGRVFPRAMKASPLLRAWLERLAARGVRLLTRHRWLGWDETGRLRVSGPGGAVSWRVDATVLAIGGASWARLGSDGAWRERLEGLGVDVTPFAPANCGFVTGWSPSFCERFAGTPLRGIGLALEDGPSVRGEAVVTGTGIEGGAVYALSAAIRERIARTGHARLLIDLRPALEQAEIATRIARVRARESLSNTLRKALKLSPVAVALMREGGDGPPPRAPQALAARVKGVPVDVTAPAALDRAISVAGGIAWPALDAHFMIRGLPGVFAAGEMLDWEAPTGGYLLQGCMATGRMAGEGAWAWLQDSRRERYPSAP from the coding sequence ATGACCGAATTCGTTTTCAGGCCGCATGTGGCCGTTATTGGCGGTGGCCCCGCGGGTCTTGCTGCAGCCGAGATCCTGTCCGAGCGCGGGTGTGCCGTGAGCGTGGTCGAGCAGATGCCCACCATGGGCCGCAAGCTGCTCATGGCCGGGCGCGGCGGGCTGAACCTGACCCATTCCGAGGATGCAGCAGCCTTTGCCGCCCGCTATGGCGCGGCACGACCGATGATGCAGGCTGCCCTGTCCGCCTTTGGCCCGGCTGATATGGTGAAATGGGCCGAAGGGCTGGGCCAGCCGTGTTTTACCGGCAGTAGTGGCCGGGTGTTTCCCCGCGCCATGAAGGCCTCGCCCCTGCTGCGTGCGTGGCTCGAGCGGCTGGCCGCGCGTGGCGTGCGCCTGCTCACCCGCCACCGCTGGCTTGGCTGGGATGAGACAGGCCGCCTGCGTGTGTCCGGCCCTGGCGGAGCGGTAAGCTGGCGGGTCGATGCCACCGTGCTGGCCATAGGGGGGGCAAGCTGGGCACGGCTGGGGTCTGACGGGGCATGGCGCGAGCGGCTTGAGGGGCTTGGTGTTGATGTCACGCCGTTTGCCCCTGCCAATTGTGGCTTTGTCACCGGATGGAGCCCGTCCTTTTGCGAGCGGTTTGCGGGCACGCCGCTGCGCGGGATCGGCCTTGCGCTGGAAGACGGGCCGAGCGTGCGCGGCGAGGCGGTGGTGACCGGGACAGGCATCGAGGGTGGCGCGGTCTATGCGCTGTCAGCGGCGATTCGCGAGCGGATTGCCCGGACCGGCCACGCGCGCCTGCTCATTGACCTGCGCCCGGCCCTTGAGCAGGCCGAGATCGCCACCCGCATTGCCCGCGTGCGGGCGCGGGAGAGCCTGTCCAACACATTGCGCAAGGCTTTGAAGCTTTCCCCCGTTGCGGTGGCGCTGATGCGTGAAGGCGGCGACGGGCCGCCGCCGCGCGCGCCACAGGCGCTGGCGGCGCGGGTCAAGGGTGTGCCGGTTGATGTAACCGCCCCCGCCGCGCTGGACCGCGCCATATCGGTGGCCGGTGGCATTGCATGGCCCGCGCTTGATGCGCATTTCATGATCCGCGGGCTGCCCGGCGTGTTCGCGGCTGGCGAGATGCTGGACTGGGAGGCCCCCACCGGCGGCTACCTGCTGCAGGGCTGCATGGCCACGGGCCGCATGGCGGGCGAGGGCGCATGGGCGTGGTTGCAGGACTCGCGGCGCGAGCGGTATCCGTCAGCGCCATGA
- the cysE gene encoding serine O-acetyltransferase, whose amino-acid sequence MLWREIVSGACGCNDPLVKGLLATGIRNHSSFRGALAALLGRKLGDRSVADDALAELVTEVFEADPDIVNAAAADLVAIRERDPATAEYVTPFLFFKGYHAVQSHRVAHWLWHNGRSYLALHLQSRCSELFGVDIHPAARLGRRVLFDHGTGIVIGETSVLEDDVSLLQGVTLGGTGKNVGDRHPKVRRGVLIGAGATILGNIEIGEGAKVGAGSIVLESVSPYTTVVGNPARVVGTRHSSLPAFTMDQMLPPIDYII is encoded by the coding sequence ATGCTGTGGCGCGAGATCGTAAGTGGTGCGTGTGGCTGCAACGACCCGCTGGTCAAGGGGCTGCTGGCCACCGGCATCCGCAACCACAGCTCCTTTCGGGGTGCGCTTGCCGCCCTGCTCGGGCGCAAGCTTGGCGACCGGTCGGTGGCCGATGATGCGCTGGCCGAACTGGTGACGGAAGTGTTCGAGGCCGACCCTGATATCGTCAACGCCGCCGCAGCCGACCTCGTGGCCATACGCGAGCGCGACCCGGCCACGGCGGAATACGTAACGCCCTTCCTGTTCTTCAAGGGTTATCATGCCGTGCAGAGCCATCGCGTGGCGCACTGGCTGTGGCATAACGGGCGCAGCTATCTGGCGCTGCATCTGCAGAGCCGGTGCTCGGAACTGTTCGGGGTTGATATTCACCCTGCCGCCCGGCTGGGGCGGCGGGTCCTGTTCGATCATGGCACGGGCATCGTCATTGGCGAGACCTCGGTGCTGGAGGATGACGTGTCGCTGCTGCAGGGCGTGACCCTTGGCGGCACCGGCAAGAACGTGGGCGACCGCCACCCAAAGGTGCGCCGGGGCGTGCTGATTGGCGCGGGGGCCACCATTCTGGGCAATATCGAGATTGGCGAGGGGGCCAAGGTGGGGGCGGGGTCCATCGTGCTTGAATCCGTCTCGCCCTACACCACGGTGGTGGGCAACCCGGCCCGCGTTGTTGGCACGCGCCATTCCAGCCTGCCAGCCTTCACCATGGACCAGATGCTCCCGCCGATTGATTACATCATCTGA
- a CDS encoding UbiH/UbiF/VisC/COQ6 family ubiquinone biosynthesis hydroxylase, translating to MTANMTATAMPKALGVDVCIVGAGPVGATLACRLAMAGMQVAIIDRAALPPMEHPAFDGRAYAIAAGSRRLLEEAGVWPRLPMESCDINEIRVTDGRPGQPPSPLFLEFGRADADQPFGAMIEARALRVALNAALHATPGLHVFAPDEGRVTRTAQGAVIHTTSGRTINARLVVAAEGRRSPLRDQARITVTRMPYNQCGIVCAVAHEFPHEGRALEHFLPAGPFAQLPMAGNAQHPNLSALVWTESEKVAHRLADLPHEAFTHEIRRRMGDEWLGAVTPVGRRWVYPLSAQYAQRYIDTRLALVGDAAHGIHPIAGQGLNLGFRDVIAMADILAQVHAAGGDVGAPDVLRRYQARCRPANMLMLAATDALERLFGNDNPVLRLARDVGLATVNRITPLRRSFARHAMGL from the coding sequence ATGACCGCGAACATGACAGCCACCGCCATGCCCAAAGCCCTTGGGGTTGATGTCTGCATCGTGGGGGCGGGTCCGGTTGGCGCCACGCTGGCCTGCCGCCTGGCAATGGCGGGCATGCAGGTCGCCATCATCGACCGCGCGGCCCTGCCGCCCATGGAGCATCCGGCCTTTGATGGCCGCGCCTATGCCATCGCCGCAGGCTCGCGCCGCCTGCTTGAGGAGGCGGGCGTGTGGCCCCGCCTGCCCATGGAGTCGTGCGACATAAACGAGATCCGCGTGACCGATGGCAGGCCCGGCCAGCCGCCTTCGCCCCTGTTCCTTGAATTTGGCCGTGCCGATGCCGACCAGCCCTTCGGCGCGATGATCGAGGCCCGCGCCCTGCGCGTGGCGCTGAATGCCGCCCTCCACGCAACGCCGGGCCTGCATGTTTTCGCCCCCGATGAAGGCCGCGTGACCCGCACGGCGCAGGGTGCCGTGATCCACACCACCAGCGGCCGCACCATCAATGCCCGCCTTGTGGTGGCCGCCGAGGGGCGGCGCAGCCCGCTGCGCGATCAGGCCCGCATCACGGTCACCCGCATGCCTTACAACCAGTGTGGCATCGTGTGCGCGGTGGCCCACGAATTCCCGCATGAAGGCCGCGCGCTGGAGCATTTCCTGCCCGCAGGCCCCTTTGCCCAGCTGCCCATGGCGGGTAACGCGCAGCACCCCAACCTGTCCGCCCTGGTCTGGACCGAGAGCGAGAAGGTGGCCCACCGTCTGGCCGACCTGCCACACGAGGCCTTTACACACGAGATCCGCCGCCGCATGGGTGATGAATGGCTGGGCGCCGTGACACCCGTGGGGCGGCGCTGGGTCTATCCGCTTTCCGCGCAGTACGCGCAGCGTTATATTGATACCCGGCTGGCGCTGGTGGGCGATGCGGCCCACGGCATCCACCCCATTGCGGGGCAGGGGCTCAATCTCGGCTTCCGTGACGTGATCGCCATGGCCGACATTCTGGCGCAGGTGCACGCGGCGGGCGGCGATGTGGGCGCGCCCGACGTGCTGCGCCGCTATCAGGCCCGCTGTCGGCCCGCCAACATGCTTATGCTGGCGGCGACCGATGCGCTTGAGCGCCTGTTTGGCAATGACAACCCCGTGCTGCGCCTGGCGCGTGACGTGGGGCTTGCCACCGTCAACCGCATCACGCCGCTGCGCCGCAGCTTTGCCCGGCACGCCATGGGGCTGTGA
- a CDS encoding P-II family nitrogen regulator, with protein sequence MKLVTAIIKPFKLDDVREALTPLGIQGLTVSEVKGFGRQKGQTEIYRGAEYHVSFLPKIKIEVAVTDELVEQAVETILEAAHTGKIGDGKIFISPLESVIRIRTRETGDSAL encoded by the coding sequence ATGAAGCTTGTCACAGCCATCATCAAGCCTTTCAAGCTCGACGATGTGCGTGAGGCCCTGACCCCGCTGGGGATTCAGGGGCTGACCGTATCGGAAGTCAAGGGCTTCGGTCGCCAGAAGGGCCAGACCGAAATCTATCGCGGGGCGGAATACCACGTCAGCTTCCTGCCCAAGATCAAGATCGAGGTTGCCGTGACCGACGAACTCGTGGAGCAGGCGGTCGAGACGATTCTGGAAGCCGCCCACACCGGCAAGATCGGCGATGGCAAGATCTTCATCTCCCCGCTTGAAAGCGTCATCCGCATCCGCACGCGCGAGACGGGCGACAGCGCGCTGTAA
- a CDS encoding retroviral-like aspartic protease family protein has product MGLACGLGVAHGAIAAPDAARPDAARLCNHERVAEVPLRDDGGYLSIVISIAGHSLSALVDTGSDGGLLTPEMVGYLRLRLDPDHETVVHGTGGVAQATPNAIVPDLRVGGVDFGARSVPVGELPGQPMIQPPVAGLLGGDILSRFDLDMDVPGGTLSLWNIQHGSLACAPPPAWDGPYESLPLRRQDNRFLLDVKLDGRPVTALLDSGARSRIVSPEVAHRAGVTQSQLERDPGGVTASVDGHKDIYHWHRFGSLQVGHELERNVTLTVAPLREHLEMLLGSDWFASHRVWISYATSQAFVRPAHKRGG; this is encoded by the coding sequence ATGGGGCTGGCCTGTGGCCTCGGCGTGGCTCATGGCGCGATTGCCGCCCCCGATGCCGCGCGCCCTGATGCCGCGCGACTGTGCAACCATGAGCGCGTGGCCGAAGTGCCGCTGCGTGATGATGGGGGCTACCTCTCCATCGTGATCAGCATTGCAGGCCACAGCCTGAGCGCGCTGGTTGATACCGGCTCGGATGGCGGGCTGCTCACGCCCGAGATGGTGGGCTATCTGCGCCTGCGCCTCGACCCCGACCATGAAACGGTGGTGCATGGTACCGGCGGGGTGGCGCAGGCCACGCCCAATGCCATCGTGCCCGACCTGCGGGTTGGCGGCGTGGATTTTGGCGCGCGCTCCGTGCCGGTGGGCGAACTGCCCGGCCAGCCCATGATCCAGCCACCCGTGGCGGGGCTGCTTGGCGGCGATATTCTCTCGCGCTTCGATCTGGACATGGATGTGCCCGGCGGCACGCTGAGCCTGTGGAACATCCAGCACGGCTCGCTCGCCTGCGCGCCCCCGCCCGCGTGGGATGGCCCGTATGAAAGCCTGCCCCTGCGGCGGCAGGACAACCGCTTCCTGCTCGATGTAAAGCTTGATGGCAGGCCGGTTACGGCGTTGCTTGATAGTGGCGCGCGCTCGCGCATCGTCTCGCCCGAGGTGGCGCACCGCGCGGGTGTGACCCAGTCACAGCTTGAGCGCGACCCCGGTGGCGTGACCGCCAGCGTGGACGGGCACAAGGACATCTATCACTGGCACCGCTTTGGCAGCCTGCAGGTAGGCCACGAGCTTGAGCGCAATGTCACGCTGACCGTGGCCCCCCTGCGCGAGCATCTTGAGATGCTGCTGGGCTCCGACTGGTTTGCAAGCCATCGGGTGTGGATATCCTACGCCACCAGCCAGGCCTTTGTCCGCCCCGCGCATAAGCGGGGCGGGTAG